TAGGGTATTTAGATGAAAGCACCTTTTGACATTAAACTGGAACAAGACACCCCCTGGTCCAGAGCTACCAGAAGAGATCGTACAAAAAACATCAGAACGATACAGAGAGATACTCGATATTCTTACAAAGGAATAGAGATTGTTGCCGAATTATTCTTAAAGGAGTTTATCTAAATGTATGTCCCGATGGTAATGTCTACCCAACACCCTGATAATGTCCTGTTGGGGTATGGACAAAATTTGTTTATCCACTACTGGTTGTAATCTGCACTATTATAGCAGATTTTAATTCTGAGGGTTTCAGGAAGAAAGGGACTCTAAATTTAGAATTCTGGACGTTTTCCAGTCCATTTTTGGATATTTCAAACAGTAATAGTGACTTCATAAAATTCTTAGCTTCTGAGAGAAAGCTATCATAACAATAGATTTAAGCTGCGGATATTAACAAAGAAGGCTGCTGTCCTTATTTTACAGATTTAGAGAAAGACTTTTGACACGGTCGCTCTCAATGGATGTTACCTGCTGTTGCAGGTAATTTTTTAAAATTCACGATTCAAGATCTGAATTCTTCTCTATCTTGATCATCTCTATCTCTATGGGTTGCTCCTTGCCACAGTGTTTGCAGAACATTGCATCTTCTTTAATAATCTCAGCACAGTAGGGGCACTTTTTGGTATACCCTTTAGACACTAGAGGTGGAAGCACTACAATGACAAAAATAAGTAACGGAACAATCGCACATAGTATAAACCAACATACTGGGCTGCGACCCTTTCTTCTGGCTATAATGCCGCCTACAATACCTGCAATGATAAGCAGTAAGACATATCTGAGCAACGGGATTCTCTACCTTAATTTATCCTCACACTTTCAGAAAGTGCGAGGATTTATCTCTTCTGTATCTCACCTACGCCGATAAATGGTACAGCCCCACCACCTGTAACCTGAGGGAGTATCCCATTCCATTTATCTATAGCCTTGAGATTGGCCTCCACCCTTCTAAGCTCTATAAGATCTTGTGAAATATTTGCCCTTTGTAGCCTCAATGCCTCTGCCTCTGCCTTTGCTGCTGTAACCTTCTGATCTGCCTCTATCTTTATCCTCTCCAGGTCTCTCTTTGCCTTTAGTGCAAGCTGTTCTGCTGTCTGCTTAGCCTCAATAGCCTCTGTAAAAGCCTTGGAGAAACTGAAAGAGACAATAGAAAATGCATCAACTGCTATGTTGTGTGTCATAAGTCTTTCAGCAAGGGTTGCTCTCATTGCCTCGCTTACTGCTGGTCTCTCTGTTATAAGTTGTTCTGCTGTGTATTTGGCTGTCACAGCCTTCATTACTTCTTGTATCGCGGGGTCTATAATACGCTCTTTGAAGTGTATCCCAATGGATTGATAAACAATATTTGTTTTATCAGGTATTATATGATAGTTAAGTGCAACCGATGAGCTTACCTCCTGAAGATCAGACGAGGCAGCTGCAGCATCAGTCACTACCTTCTGAACCTTGACATCCATCGGGACAACCTTCTGCACTATAGGTATCCTGAAGTGCAGCCCTTCTCCAAGCACATTCTCCTGAACAGCACCAAAATTAAG
The DNA window shown above is from Nitrospirota bacterium and carries:
- a CDS encoding prohibitin family protein gives rise to the protein MDERDVYRAKEVMQSALKKVPMRLALIIGTILVFFLFLKPWIQIGAGERGVVLNFGAVQENVLGEGLHFRIPIVQKVVPMDVKVQKVVTDAAAASSDLQEVSSSVALNYHIIPDKTNIVYQSIGIHFKERIIDPAIQEVMKAVTAKYTAEQLITERPAVSEAMRATLAERLMTHNIAVDAFSIVSFSFSKAFTEAIEAKQTAEQLALKAKRDLERIKIEADQKVTAAKAEAEALRLQRANISQDLIELRRVEANLKAIDKWNGILPQVTGGGAVPFIGVGEIQKR
- a CDS encoding zinc ribbon domain-containing protein; translated protein: MLRYVLLLIIAGIVGGIIARRKGRSPVCWFILCAIVPLLIFVIVVLPPLVSKGYTKKCPYCAEIIKEDAMFCKHCGKEQPIEIEMIKIEKNSDLES